Proteins encoded within one genomic window of Apis mellifera strain DH4 linkage group LG1, Amel_HAv3.1, whole genome shotgun sequence:
- the LOC412088 gene encoding mucin-12 isoform X2 — MLRTIVHKNLSRMACLEIIIFLCSMITFMVSNCETEFPSESDLSSLEASLENEGSLRKIVKRLAPEKNGEYQIYQVFFGNVDLLKEWLKGAGVTGQPGVDFPAFTTIPATSFSCRGLKGGYYADLETNCQVFHICDNGRKISFLCPNGTIFQQSQLICDWWFKVDCSKSTELYEQSSEQLFDEERRRGEASRAKSRFDYQQSIEQPTDRDQRDDYYDVQNLSYDGKQNGRIKPYEEPPPDNQLQSNRERIKSSRHFDNNLGRESNAQRDNDQLFGFQSSSKQQFDQFARNTEEGNVNRYSTTSQDHRAASKKTQNYYVTNRNSNAQRDDKGSLKRLKLKGLAGRGNSSFAASQRVTPAYTESTTFRGSNTNSPAKESQQFAESAAFVGNRGNRYNENGGNTHHYYYQFYVNRGDSTTRNPNYEPTVRGQDNENDASTRRNDYPRSYYETTTQYPTPTGTTTPYNDEIATESSLSTNSFASLDTTRSTESLRFTNYDYRGNQRIVGGNVRSSFVDKNHYNNRESNRVGNVGTIPPTTRSYVTTDRQNTVTPSSPQQRYQSSTSTASFRSNNFVRGTERPIDSRSNGLNGDTKPSGKNPSTVSPGYRQNFITTTEKPFRTTSIYQENTQKDLSPYDTSFTYKQGKVMSTLGPYVPFTKNYAYTSATSTTTSRPSTLYTPTVPAYTTVRATSKTSTPRSKHPASDKGKTKESSEREHVLSMLNSLKNLEHSVPALSDAFKERATNVSVPPDPSTLHSLALYFSTATENFNSNETTDSTLNVGSVDDAQRSILLSGKSGNGTVRVPTSLLTRHTIDSYTELFRLNEGAEIGNGSTSTDLDNNSYEEEDDDLELQQSGGSLDDLRKSNGTRLRELAQVFTHALSAYLLDPDTFKKVLTEIRPTEPSRTTLETTDLWATTTTPYPGQEEETNEDDEGSSLGREKDEVLDFSDDSNDIRQKLTTTTYPTTTTFELPSTTAERENIYETLSTLPNTYYTTSRTSAQDFFEYSTSLVSLNPPVSGNYFESSVPPTESLQEFTEEANTTPSGFHNRNNEIDKGSVESTEGLPSFDESQNRVGGFQNNSATTTESYTDKISFLTTPVSDNYVVSPTPLPPSMFVHMVTYNWNKKSTSKKPEQQLSPPLFDARSQGSIRKGSEKIAASPNYPSASTHKVRATTLASNYETSTEQPSKIPRKEKSSLIEAKVAISLPTSRNTYTKFRNPYNRVDIETTTERATPTTTLPTELPATTTVSSVYETTTFYSNDSNESTSRKKEESKGLDNDHWTSSPAVTRLWETSVFVDPQRINYDLESDLESTVSTGTQFSVTDSRERLIEYGNTPYFDDYTSISSDESTSTDVEDTSVSMQRSSRDKDSPTTFSLLPTSFTENTVTPKPLITTRSSITTTITSSITSTKSLTGQQQGGLVTLLPYATSESNGTRENEIAEKLFGRLNASSTDTLMRVMKQADNNETVRQLVLLLIRHCNDPANNTLQREKEELLNALLRLPVNEFSSEESKNVVAEINQLNLPAVKPVNYARSGSTAPPSITEPAVTTFRSRKNRKFRSTTENSANIGRRSEKLSEESNSLQEDESFVSDNRALELLRSLYTIATKWG; from the exons ATGTTACGCAC aaTCGTGCACAAAAATTTATCCAGAATGGCATGCCttgaaataatcatatttttat GTTCAATGATCACTTTTATGGTCAGCAATTGCGAAACAGAG TTCCCGTCAGAGTCGGATTTATCCAGCCTAGAAGCATCGTTAGAGAACGAAGGATCGTTGAGAAAAATAGTGAAAAGACTGGCACCTGAGAAGAATGGCGAGTACCAAATTTATCAAG TCTTCTTCGGAAATGTGGATCTTCTCAAGGAATGGCTCAAAGGAGCgg GCGTGACAGGACAGCCCGGAGTAGACTTTCCAGCATTCACGACAATCCCAGCCACTTCGTTCAGCTGTCGCGGCTTGAAAGGTGGTTACTACGCGGACTTGGAGACAAATTGTCAA GTATTCCACATCTGCGACAATGGCCGGAAGATATCGTTCCTCTGTCCCAACGGTACCATCTTTCAGCAATCGCAGTTGATTTGCGATTGGTGGTTCAAGGTGGACTGCAGCAAATCCACCGAGCTGTACGAGCAGAGCAGCGAGCAGTTATTCGACGAGGAGAGAAGGCGAGGGGAGGCGAGCCGGGCGAAATCGAGATTCGACTATCAGCAATCGATCGAGCAGCCAACAGATCGCGACCAACGGGACGATTACTACGACGTTCAAAATCTTAGCTACGACGGGAAACAGAACGGGAGGATCAAACCTTACGAGGAGCCCCCCCCAGATAACCAGCTGCAATCGAACAGGGAAAGGATCAAATCCTCCCGCCACTTTGACAATAATCTCGGCCGGGAGTCGAACGCGCAAAGAGACAACGATCAATTGTTCGGGTTTCAATCCAGCTCGAAGCAACAATTCGATCAATTCGCGAGGAATACCGAGGAAGGGAACGTGAACAGGTATTCGACCACGAGCCAAGATCATCGCGCTGCCTCGAAAAAGACTCAAAATTACTACGTGACCAATAGAAACTCGAATGCCCAGCGGGACGATAAAGGGAGTCTGAAGAGATTGAAGTTGAAAGGTTTGGCCGGCAGAGGTAATTCGTCGTTTGCCGCCTCCCAAAGGGTGACCCCTGCTTACACCGAGTCGACCACGTTCAGGGGAAGCAATACGAACAGCCCCGCGAAAGAATCGCAGCAATTTGCGGAGAGCGCGGCTTTCGTTGGGAATCGTGGGAATCGGTACAACGAGAACGGTGGAAACACGCATCACTATTACTATCAATTTTACGTTAATCGGGGCGACTCCACCACGAGAAATCCTAATTACGAGCCGACCGTCCGGGGACAGGACAACGAAAACGACGCGTCCACGAGGAGAAACGATTACCCGCGCTCCTATTACGAGACGACCACGCAATACCCGACACCCACAGGGACCACTACCCCCTACAACGACGAGATCGCGACGGAGAGTAGCCTCTCGACGAACTCGTTCGCCAGCCTCGATACAACCCGATCAACCGAATCCCTTCGATTTACCAACTACGATTATCGCGGTAACCAGAGGATTGTGGGCGGCAACGTTCGAAGCAGCTTCGTCGATAAAAATCACTACAATAACAGGGAATCTAATAGAGTGGGTAACGTAGGAACGATTCCTCCGACCACTCGTTCCTACGTGACCACGGATCGTCAAAACACCGTGACACCGAGCTCTCCCCAACAAAGGTACCAGTCGTCCACGTCGACCGCGTCTTTTCGTAGCAATAATTTTGTCCGCGGCACGGAGAGGCCGATTGATAGTCGATCGAATGGATTAAACGGCGATACGAAACCGAGCGGGAAGAACCCTTCCACGGTTTCGCCAGGTTATCGACAAAATTTCATCACCACCACCGAGAAACCGTTCAGGACGACGTCgatttatcaagaaaatacGCAGAAAGATCTGAGCCCTTACGATACGAGCTTCACGTACAAACAGGGCAAAGTGATGTCCACTCTGGGTCCCTACGTCCCGTTTACCAAGAATTACGCGTACACCTCGGCAACCAGCACCACCACCTCCAGACCCAGCACCCTCTACACCCCCACGGTGCCCGCTTACACCACGGTTCGCGCAACGTCGAAAACTTCCACGCCGAGATCGAAACATCCTGCGTCGGATAAAGGCAAGACGAAGGAATCGTCCGAGAGGGAGCACGTGTTAAGCATGCTCAATTCCCTGAAGAATCTGGAGCACAGCGTGCCCGCTCTGTCGGACGCGTTCAAAGAGAGAGCGACCAATGTTTCCGTTCCCCCCGATCCGTCCACCCTGCACTCCCTGGCGCTCTATTTTTCCACGGCCACCGAGAACTTCAATTCGAACGAGACCACGGACTCGACGTTGAACGTAGGATCCGTCGATGATGCGCAGAGATCGATCTTGCTTTCGGGAAAGAGCGGAAATGGGACGGTGCGAGTGCCGACCAGCCTTCTCACCCGACACACCATCGATTCGTACACGGAATTGTTCCGATTGAACGAGGGTGCGGAGATCGGCAACGGATCGACGAGCACGGATTTGGATAATAACAGttacgaggaggaggacgacgaTCTGGAGCTTCAACAAAGCGGAGGGTCGTTGGACGATCTTCGAAAGTCGAACGGGACCAGACTTCGGGAATTGGCACAGGTGTTCACCCACGCTCTGTCCGCGTATCTGCTGGATCCGGACACGTTCAAGAAGGTGTTGACCGAGATCAGGCCGACCGAGCCATCTCGAACTACGCTGGAAACGACCGATCTATGGGCTACAACCACCACTCCTTATCCCGGCCAGGAGGAGGAGACGAACGAAGACGACGAGGGTTCGTCTCTGGGCAGGGAAAAGGACGAGGTTTTAGACTTCTCGGACGACAGTAACGATATCAGGCAGAAATTGACCACCACCACTTATCCCACTACGACCACCTTCGAATTGCCCAGCACCACAGCGGAGcgagaaaatatttacgagACCTTGAGCACGTTGCCAAATACATATTACACCACGTCGAGAACATCTGCCCAAGATTTCTTCGAATACAGCACGAGCTTGGTATCGTTGAATCCTCCCGTGTCTGGTAACTATTTCGAGAGTTCCGTGCCACCGACAGAGAGTTTACAGGAGTTTACGGAAGAGGCGAACACCACGCCGAGCGGATTTCACAATCGGAACAACGAGATAGACAAAGGAAGCGTCGAGTCGACGGAGGGActcccttctttcgacgagagTCAAAATCGAGTCGGGGGTTTCCAAAATAACAGCGCCACGACGACCGAGTCGTACACGGATAAGATATCGTTCCTCACCACTCCTGTAAGCGACAATTACGTCGTCTCGCCGACGCCTCTACCGCCATCCATGTTCGTGCACATGGTTACCTACAACTGGAACAAGAAATCGACGAGCAAAAAGCCGGAGCAACAGCTGAGCCCACCGTTGTTCGACGCCCGTTCTCAAGGGTCGATTCGAAAGGGGAGCGAGAAGATCGCCGCGTCACCGAATTATCCCAGCGCATCCACGCACAAAGTGCGCGCGACGACCCTCGCCTCGAATTACGAGACGTCGACCGAGCAACCCTCGAAAATccctcgaaaagaaaaatcgtcgtTGATCGAGGCAAAAGTTGCGATTTCCCTGCCGACGTCGCGAAACACTTACACGAAATTCAGGAATCCTTACAATCGCGTGGACATCGAGACGACAACCGAGAGAGCGACGCCCACGACAACCCTTCCAACCGAACTCCCCGCGACAACAACCGTGTCCAGCGTCTACGAGACTACGACGTTTTATTCGAACGATTCTAACGAATCGACGAGTCGGAAGAAGGAGGAATCCAAAGGGTTGGACAACGATCATTGGACTTCGTCACCGGCCGTCACCCGTCTGTGGGAGACGTCCGTGTTCGTCGATCCTCAAAGGATCAACTACGATTTGGAGTCGGATCTCGAGTCGACGGTGTCCACGGGGACGCAGTTCAGCGTCACGGACAGTCGAGAAAGACTGATTGAATACGGGAACACGCCCTACTTCGACGACTACACGTCGATCAGTTCGGACGAGTCGACGTCCACGGACGTCGAGGATACGTCGGTTTCCATGCAAAGATCGTCCAGGGACAAGGATTCGCCCACGACCTTCTCCCTTCTTCCAACCTCGTTCACGGAGAACACCGTGACCCCGAAGCCGTTGATCACCACGCGATCCAGCATCACCACCACGATAACGTCCTCCATCACGTCGACGAAATCGTTGACGGGACAACAACAGGGCGGCTTGGTGACCCTGCTTCCTTACGCCACGAGCGAGTCGAACGGGACTCGAGAGAACGAAATCGCGGAGAAATTGTTCGGCAGATTGAACGCTTCGAGCACCGATACGTTGATGAGAGTGATGAAACAGGCGGACAATAACGAGACCGTTCGACAACTCGTCCTGCTCTTGATACGGCATTGCAACGATCCGGCCAACAACACGCTGCAACGGGAGAAGGAGGAGCTGTTGAACGCGCTGCTCAGATTGCCCGTGAACGAATTCTCGTCCGAGGAGTCGAAAAACGTGGTGGCGGAGATCAATCAGCTCAATCTGCCCGCCGTTAAGCCGGTTAATTACGCGAGGAGCGGTTCGACCGCGCCGCCGTCCATTACCGAGCCGGCTGTGACCACGTTCAGGAGTAGGAAGAACCGTAAATTTCGCTCGACCACGGAAAATTCGGCCAATATAGGGAGACGATCGGAGAAACTGTCGGAGGAGAGCAACTCCCTCCAGGAGGACGAGAGCTTCGTGTCCGACAACAGGGCGCTCGAACTTCTTAGATCGTTGTACACTATAGCCACTAAATGGGGGTGA